The nucleotide sequence CGTGCCCGAGCAGCACGGTCTCGATCTCGCCCGCGCCGATGCGGTAGCCGCCCGACTTGATCAGATCGACCGACTCGCGGCCCACGATGCGGTGCATCCCGTCGCCGTCGATGACCGCGACGTCGCCGGTGCGGTAATAGCCGTCGGCGTCGAATGCCTCGGCGGTGGCGTCGGGCCGGTTCAGGTACCCGTCGAACAGCGTGGGCCCGCGCACCAGCAACTTCCCCACGGTTTCGCCGTCGTGCGGCACCTCGCCGCCGCCATCGTCGACCAGCCGAGTCTGCACGCCGGCCAGCGGCAGGCCCACCCAGCCGGCGCGCCGCTCGCCGTCGGCCCGCGTCGACAGCGTGATCAGCGATTCGGTGGCGCCATACCGCTCCACGGGCTGATGCCCGGTGAGTTGCGCCAGCCGGTCGAACACCGGCACCGGCAGCGGCGCGCTGCCCGACACCAGCAGCCGCGCCGAGCGCAGCGCCGCCGCCGCCTCCGCGTCGGCCACCACCCGCGACCACACCGTCGGAACACCGAAATACAGTGTGCCAGAAGCGGATCCGTACGCCTCAGGCGTCGGCCGACCGGTGTGCACGAAGCGGTTCCCCACCCGCAACGACCCCAGCAGCCCCAGCACCAGCCCGTGCACGTGAAACAGCGGCAGCCCGTGCACCAGAACGTCGTCGGCCGTCCACTGCCACGCGGCGGCCAGCGCATCCAGGTCCGCGGCGATCGCCCGCCGGCTCAGCTGTACCCCCTTGGGCAGCCCGGTGGTGCCCGAGGTGTAGATCACCATCGCGGTCGCGTCCGGGGCCGGCTCGGGATAGCGGTGCCAGGAGCGGGCGTGCAGTCGCACCGGGATGTGCGGCAGCCCCCCAGAGTCAGAGGCCTCCGGCGGCACCGGACCCAGCCAGGCCTGCGCCCCGGAGTCGGTGAGCATGTGCCGGCGCTCGGCCGCGCCGACGTCGGCGGGCACCGGCACGACAGGCACGCCGGCGATCAGGCAGCCGATGATCGCCAGCACGGTCGAGGCCGACGGGGTGGCCAGCACGGCGACGCGGTGCGCGCCGCCGACGCGCTCGGCCACCGAGGTCGCGGCGCCGACGAGGTCGCCGCGGCTGAGCACTGCACCGTCGATGCGCACCGCGTCGGCGATGTCCGTGGCGGTCGCCGCCGACGGATTCAGCGAGGTCAGCAGCACGTCAGTCCCGCTCGTCCCACAGCTTTAGCAGCGTGCTCAGGATCTCCTCGCCGCGGCCCAGCCCGGCGAGGTGGCTCTCCTCGGGCAGGTGGAACAGCTCCGCGTCGGGCAGCCGCGACACCGCGTGCTCACCGTGGGCGAACGGGATGATGTGGTCGTGGTCGCCGTGCCACCAGCGGACCGGGACCTTTACCTCGTGCAGCCGGAATCCCCAGTCGCGGGCGAACAGGATGACGTCGTTGAACGGCGCGGCCAGCTGCTTGCGGCTGCCGTTGAGCAGGTCGTCGAGGAACATCGCCTTGAATTCGGGGCGGGTCAGCAGGTGCCGGTCGGCCTGGGGGGATACCGCGGCGTAGGCGTACAGCGCCGGGGAGGCGATCGGCCGAATCGACTGGACCAGCAGGCTCGCGCCGATGCGCAGCGGGTTGCCCCCGTATTTCAGCAGCGGCGCCACCCGGATGCCGAGCTCCATCGCGCCACCGCGGATCGCGTCGGGCCCCTGCGTTGGCGCCACCCCGCCGAGCACGGCGACGGCCACCACGCGATCGGGCAGCGCCGCGGCGCAGGCCAGGGCGTACGGGCCGCCGCCGGAGAGGCCGACCACGGCCATCTTGTCGACGCCGAGGGTGTCGGCAACGATCCCCAGGTCGTCGGCGAACGCGCGAATGTTGGGGTACCGATGCGGCGTCGACGAGCCGATGCCGGGCCGGTCGATGCCGATCAGCCGGATGCCGTGGTCTTCGGCGTAGACGCGCGCCTCGACCGGGATCTGCCGGCGCGCGCCGGGGGTCCCGTGCAACCAGAACACCGCGCGGCCCCACGGGGCGCCGAACTCGGCGAAGCTGATCTGCCGGTCGGCGGCCACGGCGATGTTTCCCTCGAGCTTCGGACGGGCGATCGCAGGCACCATGTCCGAAGCTTTTCATGCGGGCTCCGGCGGTGACAACGCAGCTGGAAGCGGTCGCAAATGTTTGGTGAAACGCCGAAATGCCTGAGTCGGATGTGCATACGCTATGGGCGCCCGATTCGTGAATGGTCGATGACCGGGTCGGAGGTCAGCGATGTCCTATCTCATTGCAGTGCCCGAGCTGGTGGCGGCGACAGCGGCGGATGTGGCGGGCATCGGCTCGTCACTGACCGCGGCCCATGCGAGCGCCGCGACCCGCACCACCGCGGTGGTGGCCGCCGCCGAAGACGAGGTGTCGGCGGCGATCGCGTCCCTGTTTTCCGGTCATGCGCGGCAGTACCAGGCGGTCGGCGCGCAGGCGGCGGCGTTTCATGCCGAGTTCGCCCGGGCGCTGCACGCGGCGGGGGGCGCGTTCGCGGCCGCCGAGGCGGCCAACGCCTCCCCGCTGCAGGCGGCGCTGGCGGCGGTCAACGCGCCCACCGAGGTGCTGGCGGGGCGCCCGCTGATCGGCAACGGCGCCAACGCGACGACGCCGGGCGGCAACGGCGGCGACGGCGGGATCCTGTTCGGCAACGGCGGTAACGGCGCGGCCGGTGCGCCGGGGCAGGCGGGCGGCCGGGGCGGCAATGCCGGGCTGTTCGGCCGCGGCGGCAACGGCGGCGCCGGCGGCGTCGGCACCGCGGGCACCCCGGGCAGCACCGGCCTCACCGGCGCGATCGGCGGCAACGGCGGCAGCGGCGGTACCGGTGGGGCCGGGGGCGCGGGCGGATCCGGCGGGCTGTTCGGCCAAGGCGGCGCCGGCGGTGCGGGCGGGGTCGGCGGTCAGGGCGGCACCGGGGGCACCGGAGGCGCCGGCGTCGACGCCACGACCGCGGGGGCGACCGGCGGCAACGCCGGCAATGGGGGCAACGGCGGCGCCGGCGGCACCGGCGGCGTGGGCGGGGCCGGCGGCAAGGGCGGCATCGGAGGTCACGCCGGCGCCAACGGCGACGGCGGCAATGGCGGGGCGGGTGGTGCGGCCGGGATTGGCGGCCAGGGCGGCACCGGCGGCGCCGGCGACGCCGCCACACCCACCGGGGGGATGGGCGGCGCGGGCGGCGACCCCGGCAGCGCGGGCGGGGGCGGGGCCGGTGGGGCGCGCGGCGGCAGCGGAGCCAGCGCCGGTACCACCGGGGCGACCGGCGCCGCGGCGACCAGCGGCGGCGACGGCGGCACCGGCGGCGCCGGCTTCAGCCCCACCGGCAGCGGCGACGGCGGCACCGGTGGGGCCGGCGGTCACGGCGGCCAGTACGGCCAGGGCGGCACCGGCGGGGCCGGCGGCGACGGCGCGGGCGGCGGCACCGGCGGCACCGGCGGGGCGGGCGGCGACGGCGGTTCGATCGCGGGCAACGGCGGCACCGGCGGAACCGGCGGAAACGGCGGGGCGACGGGCAACGGCGGCAACGGCGGGACCGGCGGCACCGGTGTGGTCGGCGGGACGGGCGGCGCCGGCGGTTCGGGCGGCGCCACCTCGGGCAACGGCGGCAACGGCGGCACCGGCGGCAACGGCGCAACCGCCGGCAACGGCGGGAACGGCGGCAATGCCGTGCTGGCCGGCAACGGCGGCAACGGCGGGACCGGCGGCGCCGGCACGCCCGGAGTCGACGGCGTCACCGGCAACGACGGCAACGGCACCAACGGGACGGCCGGTGCCGCCGGCGGCGACGGCGGCGACGGCGGGGCCGGCGGCTCGTCCTCCGGTCACGGCGGCAACGGCGGGGACGGTGGGGCCGGCGGCAACGGCGGCAACGGCGGCGATGGCGTCGTCGGCGCGGCCGGCGTGGCCGGAGTGAATAACGGCGCGGGCGGCAACGGCGGGAACGGTGGCAACGGGGCCGCCGGCGGCGCCGGCGGACACGGCGGGGCCGCCGGCACGGCCGCCAACGGCGCCGCGGGCAGCGCCGGCGATGGCGGCGCCGGGGGCCACGGCGGCAACGCCGGCGCGGCCGGCAACGGCGGCAACGGCGCCGCGGGCACCGCCGCCAACCCAACGGCGGCGCCGGCGGCAACGGCGGCGACCTGGCACCGCGGCGTCCGGCGGCGCTGGCGGCGCCGCCGGCACCGGCAGCGGCGGCAACGCCGGCGCCACCGGCGCGGCGGGCGTCGTCGTCGGCGGCGGCAACGGCGGCAATGGCGGCGACGGCTTTGCCGTCACCGCCGCGGGCCAGACCGCCGGAAACGGTGGTGCCGGCGGCAACGGCGGGGCCGCCGGCAGCGGCGGCACCGGCGGGGCCGGCGGCTCGGCCACCGGCTTCGCCGGCAGTGGCGGCAATGGGGGCAACGGTGGCAACGGCACGAGTGGCGGTGCCGGCGGGGACGGCGGCAACGCCGGCAGCGGCGGCGCCGGCACGGCCGGCGGGAACGGCGGAGCCGGCGGCACCGCGCTAAGTACTGGTAACGGCGGCGACGGCGGCGCCGGGGGCAACGGCAGCGACGGCGGCGCCGGCGGCGACGGCACCGCCGGGGGCAACGGCGGCGCGGGCGGCAACGCGGTGGGGTCAGGCAACGGCGGCGCCGGCGGCGCCGGCGGCACCGGCGGCAAGGGCGGCGACGCCCACGACGGCGCGGGCGGCGACGGCGGCGCCGGCGCGGCCGGCGGGAAGGGCGGGGCCGGCGGCAACGCGGGAACCGTCGGTGCTGGCGGCGCCGGCGGCGCCGGCGGCGACGGCGGCGACGGCGGTAAAGCCGGCGGCGGCCTCGACGGCAGCGGCCTCGACGGCGGCAAGGGCGGTGACGCCGGTGCCGGCGGTGCCGGCGGCAGCGGCGGCACCGGCGGTTCGACGTCCGGTAACGGCGGCGCCGGCGGCGTCGGCGGCAAGGGCGGCGACGCCGGCGACGGCGGGGACGGCGGCGCCGGCACCCCGGGCCTGCCCGGGGTGAACAACGGGGCGGGCGGCGACGGCGCCGACGGAGGCGACGGCGGAGCCGGCGGCAACGGCGGGATCGGCGGCAACGGCGGAACGGCCGCGCACGGCACCGCGGGCGCCAACGGCAACGGCGGAGCCGGCGGCAAGGGCGGCGACCCCGGTAAGGGCGGCGACGGCGGCGACGGCGCCGACGGCGTGGCCGGCGTCGCCGGTTCCGGCGGCAACCTCGGGGCCGGCGGCGACGGCGGTAACGGCGCCGACCCGGGCCGCCGGCCGGCGCAGCACCCCCGGCCGCGGCGGGACCCCCGGCGCCACCGGCGCCGGCGGCACCCCGGTCACCGACGGCGGCGACGGCGGCAAGGGCGGCGACGGTGTCGACGCCACCGCCGCCGGCACCACCGGCGGCAGCGGAGGTAACGGCGGCACCGGCGGCAAGTTCGGCGACGGCGGCGACGGCGGCGACGGTGGCGCCGGCGGGCCCGGCAAGCTCGGCGCCAACGGCTCCACCCCGGGCAGCCCCGCCGAAGTGGGCGGCACCGGAGGCACCGGCGGCACCGGCGGCAACGGCGGCGACGGCGGCCAATTCGGCGATGGCGGTGGCGGCGGCAAGGGCGGCGACGGCGGGACCGGCGGCAACGGCGGCAACGGCGTCAACGCCAGCGACGGCGGCGCGGCGGGCGGCACCGGCGGCAACGGCGGCGACGGCGGAACCGGCGGAGCGGGCGGCGCCACCAGCGGCAACGGAGGCGACGGCGGGACCGGCGGCACCGCCGGTAACGGCGGCAACGGCGGCAACGGTGTCAACGGTGCCGCCGGCACCTCCAACGGCGCCAGCACCGGCGGCAATGGCGGCAGCGCCGGCGGCGGCGGCACCGGCGGCACCGGAGGCGCGGGCGGGGCCGGCGGCGCCGCGCGCGGCATCGGCATCGCCGGTGGGCAGGGCGACGCCGGCGACGGCGGCGACGGCGGCAACGGCGGCACACCCGGCAACGGCGGCTCGGGCTTCTCGACCACCTCCGGTGTGAACGGCGGCACCGGCGGAAACGGCGGCACCGGCGGCTTTGGCGGCGCGGGCGGGGCGGGTGGCACCGGTAATGGCACCGGCGACGGCGGCAACGGCGGCGCCGGCGGCAACGGCACCGACGGCGGCAACGGCGGCGACGGTGGCGCGGCCAGCGCCGGCGCGGTCAGCAACGGCGCCGGCGGCCGCGGCGGTGACGGCGGCGGCGCCGGCAATGGCGGCACCGGCGGCATCTCCCTGGGCTCGGGCAAGGGCGGCACCGGCGGCAACGGCGGCACCGCGGGTGACGGCGGGACCGGCGGCAACGGCCCCGACGGCACCAGCGGCACGTTCAACGGCATCAACGGCGGCACCGGCGGCACCGGCGGAGCCGGCGGCGCCGGCGGCAATGGCGGCAGCGGCGGCAACGCCATCGGCACCGGCAACGGCGGCGCCGGCGGCAACGGCACCAACGCCGGCAACGGCGGTCACGGCGGCAACGCCGGCAACGGCGGTAACGCCTCCGGCGCCACCGGCAGCGGCGGCAACGGCGGGGCCGGAGGTTCCGGCGGCAACGGCGGCTTGGGCGGGGGCGCGGGTTTGGGCGGCTCAGCCGTCGGACCGGGCAGCGCGGGCGCCGCCGGAACGCCCGGCAACGGGGGCAAAGGCGCCAACGCCGGCACCGCGGGCAATGGCGGCGACGGTGGTGACTT is from Mycobacterium conspicuum and encodes:
- a CDS encoding acyl-CoA synthetase, producing the protein MLLTSLNPSAATATDIADAVRIDGAVLSRGDLVGAATSVAERVGGAHRVAVLATPSASTVLAIIGCLIAGVPVVPVPADVGAAERRHMLTDSGAQAWLGPVPPEASDSGGLPHIPVRLHARSWHRYPEPAPDATAMVIYTSGTTGLPKGVQLSRRAIAADLDALAAAWQWTADDVLVHGLPLFHVHGLVLGLLGSLRVGNRFVHTGRPTPEAYGSASGTLYFGVPTVWSRVVADAEAAAALRSARLLVSGSAPLPVPVFDRLAQLTGHQPVERYGATESLITLSTRADGERRAGWVGLPLAGVQTRLVDDGGGEVPHDGETVGKLLVRGPTLFDGYLNRPDATAEAFDADGYYRTGDVAVIDGDGMHRIVGRESVDLIKSGGYRIGAGEIETVLLGHDGVDEVAVVGLPDEDLGQRIVAFVVGAAAPDDLIQYVAEQLSVHKRPREVRIVDALPRNAMGKVLKKQLLSEG
- a CDS encoding alpha/beta fold hydrolase, whose product is MVPAIARPKLEGNIAVAADRQISFAEFGAPWGRAVFWLHGTPGARRQIPVEARVYAEDHGIRLIGIDRPGIGSSTPHRYPNIRAFADDLGIVADTLGVDKMAVVGLSGGGPYALACAAALPDRVVAVAVLGGVAPTQGPDAIRGGAMELGIRVAPLLKYGGNPLRIGASLLVQSIRPIASPALYAYAAVSPQADRHLLTRPEFKAMFLDDLLNGSRKQLAAPFNDVILFARDWGFRLHEVKVPVRWWHGDHDHIIPFAHGEHAVSRLPDAELFHLPEESHLAGLGRGEEILSTLLKLWDERD
- a CDS encoding PE family protein: MSYLIAVPELVAATAADVAGIGSSLTAAHASAATRTTAVVAAAEDEVSAAIASLFSGHARQYQAVGAQAAAFHAEFARALHAAGGAFAAAEAANASPLQAALAAVNAPTEVLAGRPLIGNGANATTPGGNGGDGGILFGNGGNGAAGAPGQAGGRGGNAGLFGRGGNGGAGGVGTAGTPGSTGLTGAIGGNGGSGGTGGAGGAGGSGGLFGQGGAGGAGGVGGQGGTGGTGGAGVDATTAGATGGNAGNGGNGGAGGTGGVGGAGGKGGIGGHAGANGDGGNGGAGGAAGIGGQGGTGGAGDAATPTGGMGGAGGDPGSAGGGGAGGARGGSGASAGTTGATGAAATSGGDGGTGGAGFSPTGSGDGGTGGAGGHGGQYGQGGTGGAGGDGAGGGTGGTGGAGGDGGSIAGNGGTGGTGGNGGATGNGGNGGTGGTGVVGGTGGAGGSGGATSGNGGNGGTGGNGATAGNGGNGGNAVLAGNGGNGGTGGAGTPGVDGVTGNDGNGTNGTAGAAGGDGGDGGAGGSSSGHGGNGGDGGAGGNGGNGGDGVVGAAGVAGVNNGAGGNGGNGGNGAAGGAGGHGGAAGTAANGAAGSAGDGGAGGHGGNAGAAGNGGNGAAGTAANPTAAPAATAATWHRGVRRRWRRRRHRQRRQRRRHRRGGRRRRRRQRRQWRRRLCRHRRGPDRRKRWCRRQRRGRRQRRHRRGRRLGHRLRRQWRQWGQRWQRHEWRCRRGRRQRRQRRRRHGRRERRSRRHRAKYW